TACATCAAATATTAGTATTTGAATAATTAAAGAATTTCAACTATTCAAAGTTGTGAAAGCTGTATAAAATGATATTATCAAGGGAACGGTGTTAATCATTTTGGAACATCTCAAAACTGAATACGGGTCATATGAATTGTAACGGAATGGATAGTAGCAACTGGCATGTATCTTTCAATTTCTTGTTAGACTCCCAGGACTATGTGTGAGGGCTTTTGTTAATTCGCCTTTTCTTTTTACAAGTAATCAAAGATTTTATAAATGCTTGCACTAAGCCAGTGCGACAAGACATAACTATGGATTGTGCAGATCCCCTATTGTATCTAAAATTGCATCAGCATCCTGTACAATAACCAGGTTGCACCAAAAAGCTAGCAAAAACATACATCTTTGTTTAAGGCTATGTAAATTTCTCTTATGGCCTTCAAAAATTCTTTCATTTCTTTCAAGCCAATCAGTCCAATCAAATGGCTTAAGGGGATGGTATTCCAAGTCTTTTGTGATTTCTTGCACAGCCCTTCTTTGTTCCAACATTGTAGTAGCTCCTTAGTGGATTTTGGCATGGTCCAAGACATGCCAAGGATTGCGAGAAACATGCTCCACAGATGACTAGTAACTTTACAATGCAAAAAGAGGTGGCCAGCATCTTCAGAGTGCCTCTTCACACATGGGGTACCTACTACAAAGCTGAAAATCCCCTCTTTTGTAGGTTGGAATGAGTGTGAGACTAGCCTCCCTAACCACAAACCACTTAAAGAGTTGAAGTCTTTAACCCAAAAGAGAGAGAAGGCTAGAGAGTGTCTTTTATGGTCTTCGTCCATGCTTTTTTCCCTGTCACGTGAAGGAGGGAGGGATGAAAGGAGaaaaataagaaaggaaagagaccTCTGGGCGAGGGAGTGACATGAGTGGTTGAACTTTCTATCCGGAGGCTGGATAAACTGTTTGTTACTTCTTTTGTCTCACTTTCTCTGACTGACTCTAATCTCGATGGTTTCCAAACTAAAATAAGACTAGTTCTTTCTGCTATGTTAGTCTGATGTGCTATCTGCAAGAAGTCACCTCACTTGTAACAAGTTTCGACTCTGGTTCTAATAGTTTCTCTTCGCATTTCATCTCATGGCACACTTAACTTTCTTTTTGTGAAAATCTAAGCTTGTCAAAGTGGATCATTCAAATTAGCAAGAATGGAGGTCCTGCGAGGTAGGGAACTGCAGATAGCTATAAAAGAATAATAATCATGCAACCACATATCTGATATATACACACACTTCTTTATGCATAGGGCTCTCAGTTCAGTTCCGGTTTCATTTCCAATGAGCCTTAAGAAGACTTCTGTTTTAATGGGGTTTTACAAGCTCAATGAAACCAAAACCAAAGTAGAAAAAAGGACAACTAATTTTTTGGGAATATAGGTTGTTTTAGATGGTTTTATTCTTGAGAGAACTCGCCCCGCCCCCAGGTATGTGTAGCCTTAACTGTTACAGAGTAGACATGATCTTTTAAGTTTTAGCCATCCCAGcattcaatttgggacttacttCTCACCTAAAAAATGCAGAAGATGCAGATAGTCTACTGGCAGACTTCAGAGAATTGCTTGACTACCACTCTCATAAATGCTCAGAGCCAAATGTATGTTGTTTCGATTGCTTTTTCTTGTATGAATTTTGTTTCTGATTTCATTGTAAGTTTGTATTATCATTTGCCACCGCTGCTCATTGACAAAACTAGAAGATAAGTCATATGAACGTTCAATTTGATTCACAGGATGTACCAAGGACTGCTACTAATGAAAAAGCAGAGACAAGAAACAAGGCATGGGAAGATGAGGTGAGAAGGCTGAGAACTGAAAATGAGAGGCTCACCTCAGAGAAAAATTCAGAGATTTCTGCCCTCTTGGCAGAGAAGAATTTCATTTGGAACCAATATAACAAACTGGAGCATGACATGAATGAGCAATTGAGGAGCAAACATACTGAAATTGAGCTTGGAAATGAGAAAATACATGCTTTTATGAGGAACATTAAGGAACTACAATCATCCAACACTGATAAGGATAATACAATTGCTACGTTAAGAACTGAAATTGCCAAACTGGAATCTGACCTCGTCAAAAAGAGTGAAGAGCTATTCAAACTTTCCAGAGAACTAGAGTTGCTAAAGAAGTCCGGAAGTGCCTCCGTCACTCCTGTGTTGCTTCGATCCACATCCGCATCAGGACCTCCGAAGCGCAGAACGGATCGGAAGACTGTAACTTTCAAGGAAGAACCGCAATCTTCACAAGCTCTTGAAAAGGTAATCTCGTCTTAATTTTAGAAGAAACTATTTTGCAGAAGTCCTGTGTTACATAATTTGTCGATGTTAATGCTGTTCTTCTTTGAGGCGTATCTTGCGTATGAAGTTTGTCATTCTCTTGGATTCAAGAAACTGCTCCCTTTTTCTAATATTGTAGAATAGGTTATTCTTGTAATGCATATAGATTTTTGTTGTTCTGTGGATCTAATCTGGTAAAAGGAAATCTTCTCACTTTgtaaaggaaaaaggaaaagaaataactGAGATGTCATTGAATGTATTAGCATTCCCTTTGCTAGCATGTTCTCTGTGCCTGACGTAAACCGCTCTTCTGATTCAAGAAGCAACCAGGATCAACATCCTGGTTATGACTTGTTTTATAAAAGACGATTTCTCTATTGTGTGGATAACAAGCTAGCACGACCGTAGTAACTTGGACATTGCTGTGTACTCTGTATTTTCTTGATTGTGGGGCTAGGGTCTCCGTCGATAGAAGATATCCATGATATTTTGACGAATGCATGTGCATATGTTAACAACCTAGATTCGAATTCAAATGTATAAATACAGAGGTGTGACATCAATACCAGATTCTTTATTATTTAGATTCAGTAAAGGATTATATATAACTATTGTTTTATCTCATTCCAAGAGCATGCTAATATGTCAGAGAAATATGTCTTATGTAAGCTGATAGATAGTTGGTTTTTGTTGGGACAGAGAAGTTCAAAACGAAAAGCTGGTGATAGTATCTCAGGTGCTCCAAAACTATTCACATCCTCATTTAAGGTACCTAAATTAAAAACTTCATCTCCTCTTGTGATATGACCTCGTCAACTGAGCTTCAAGTTGTAACTATATATTAGATGAGTAGATTTTTGGTATATATGTTTGTTTGGGATCTTGGTCATTTGTATTTTgacccttgtattattattcctttttttttttttttagttttcaaAGGTATGTAATAGTAAAAATTATACTACGTTACTTGTAGATGTAACCAATTTAGTTCAGAGGCACGTAGTTTCAGTTGCAAGTTTTTTGTTGAACTTGGAGATTTGAGCATACTCTCGTTTTCTTTTCCTGTTCAATTTTTTCTTCTACGTACTGCAAACAAACATATAGCAACTGTTTCCTCTAGAAAAGAAAATGCAATCTTATTAACAGTCAACCACTTCTACATACTTAGATCTAAAGCTAGTCATAGATCCAATTTTGACATCCTCTCTCTCTCCtcctcaacccccccccccccctcccccccccccccacaaaccACAGAAAAAAGCTCAAAACGACCCCTAAAAAAAACGAGATAATAGGTACCTGATGAAATAATCGATATCAGCAACAAATAAGAGAAAGTATTACATAGTATAAGATATCTAAACAAATAAGAAACAGTTCAACCCCTATTCATATTAATCCTAATCGTGTACAAGTTACAACTTTTGGCAAAGGAGTTATAATAGTAACATTTTTCAAAGTATACGAAACCAAGTAGATTGAAATGAGTTTTGGTAATGAACCATGACCAAAAGCAGCACCAAAAGCAACGCCAAACCCCAAGGAGAGCTTCCTTCTTGACTAGCCAAATGGTATATAACTGGCCTTGAAAATCCAACTGGATAAAACCATCTATTACTATTAAGCAAGATATACAC
This region of Nicotiana tomentosiformis chromosome 4, ASM39032v3, whole genome shotgun sequence genomic DNA includes:
- the LOC104110996 gene encoding uncharacterized protein isoform X2, encoding MAKPKSKNYSSERKNWNNVFNLLVKMLKSQQTQLEYLAKDRKILEDRIKLLHGRWVNDGYSYQEQIFQMKQDFIVQEMEHIVEVAKAERHVVSKKRDAVMYKKKFEDADSLLADFRELLDYHSHKCSEPNDVPRTATNEKAETRNKAWEDEVRRLRTENERLTSEKNSEISALLAEKNFIWNQYNKLEHDMNEQLRSKHTEIELGNEKIHAFMRNIKELQSSNTDKDNTIATLRTEIAKLESDLVKKSEELFKLSRELELLKKSGSASVTPVLLRSTSASGPPKRRTDRKTVTFKEEPQSSQALEKFKTKSW
- the LOC104110996 gene encoding uncharacterized protein isoform X1, whose amino-acid sequence is MAKPKSKNYSSERKNWNNVFNLLVKMLKSQQTQLEYLAKDRKILEDRIKLLHGRWVNDGYSYQEQIFQMKQDFIVQEMEHIVEVAKAERHVVSKKRDAVMYKKKFEDADSLLADFRELLDYHSHKCSEPNDVPRTATNEKAETRNKAWEDEVRRLRTENERLTSEKNSEISALLAEKNFIWNQYNKLEHDMNEQLRSKHTEIELGNEKIHAFMRNIKELQSSNTDKDNTIATLRTEIAKLESDLVKKSEELFKLSRELELLKKSGSASVTPVLLRSTSASGPPKRRTDRKTVTFKEEPQSSQALEKRSSKRKAGDSISGAPKLFTSSFKVPKLKTSSPLVI